The following DNA comes from Rosa rugosa chromosome 5, drRosRugo1.1, whole genome shotgun sequence.
GCAACAGATGAAATTTGCTGATGCATGCCGGAAGACTATCAAAACTGCTTCCTGATAGATTAAGTGTCTGTAATGCGGACGCACAGTCAAGATTCGTTAGGAAATCAGAGACTGATAATTTGCATCCGTCAAAATAAAGCCACGTTAGCTCGGGAAACAGTGAGGAACCAGGATGATCATGCCCATTGTCTGAATTAGTTGGAAGCATCGGAGGAAGAGATTCTGCACTTGATGAAACCAAAGCGCTCGCCCTACTTGGAAATGTCACCAGTTTTGGACACCAAGAGAGGTCTAGTGTATTTAGTTCTTGCAACCCTCCGTAAACACTGTGCGGCACAGTTCTAAGGTTTGCACATCCTTTTAGTTTTAAACGGGGCTGTAGCCCGGATTGGGCACCAAAGAGATTTTTAATTGACAAAGGCAATTCTTCAATCATAGTTTCTGAAGCGTCCAAGTGGTTTAAGGAAGTGAAATTCCCAATTGAAGAAGGCAGTTCTTTGATGGGAGTTTTAGACACGTCCAATATATATAAGGAAGTAAGATTTCCAATTGATGAAGGCAATTCTTTGATGAGAGTTTTAGACAGCATCAATTCCTTCAAGGAAGTCAGATGCCCAATTGATGAAGGCAATTCTTCGATGCGAGTTTCAGACATGTCAAGTTCCTTCAAGGAAGTGAGATACCCAATTGATGAAGGCAATTCTTTGATGTGAGTTTCAGACATGTAAAGTTCCTTCAAGGAAGTGAGATACCCAATTGATGAAGGCAATTCTTTGATGTGAGTTTCAGACATGTAAAGTTTCTTCAAGGAAGTGAGATACCCAATTGATGAAGGCAATTCTTTGATGGGAGTTTTAGACAACTTCAATCTCTTCAAGGAAGTCAGATGCCCAATTGATGAAGGCAATACTTCAATGAGAGTTTTAGACGCGTCCAATTCCACCAAAGAAGTGAGATTCCCAATTGATGATGGCAATTCCTTAATGGGAGTTTTAGACAGCATCAGTTTTCTTAAAGAAGTAAGACTTCCAATAGATGAAGGCAATTCTTCAATGAGAGTTTCAGACGCGTCCAGTTCCACCAAGGAAGTGAGATTCCCAATCGATGAAGGGAATTGTTTGATTGAAGTTCCGTATGTCAAACACAAAACTTCCAACGTAGTGCAACGTCCAATGCAGGAGTGCAGTTCTTTTATGCCGCTTCCAGGTAAACTCAATGTTTTAATGGACTCCATCTTGTGCACAATGTTTATGAAATTCTCAAGCCTTTTACAAAAGCCAAGCAGAAGCTCCCTCATGGATTTCCAACTAACTTCCGTTGGAAAAGTCTCAAGCCTAGGGCAGGACCAAAGACTCAAATAATCAAGTTTATTGAGAAATCCAACAGAACGATCCACTTCAACTAAATTTTTACAGTGACTGAGATCCAAATGTTGTAAGTTTGGGCTTCCGGATAAGTCCGAGACTTTTGTAAGGTATTGACAATAGCTTAGATTTATTGATGTCAAATTTTTCAGATGCTGcgagaacaaaacaaaaaaaaatgatggagaGGAAGTCATATGTGATAAGCTAGAGATAAATACGAGAAACAACCACAAATACTCTACATGTGTATCCAAAAGAACATACCTTGTATCCAACTTCCAATCCTGTGATGCAACTTCTAGGCATATTGATTAGACCAAGttctcttggaattgaattggATGGCAAAAATTGCAAGTCACAGTCAGGCCAATCAAGTACCCTCAAGCTATTAGGCAGATTATCAACAACTCCAGCATAGCGTCCAGAACGGTATATGAAAAGTCTAAGATTTGGCATGTTGGAGAAAGTAGTACCACTTAAGTATATCACATCTGAATCTTCGGGGAGCTGCACCTTGATGCCTATAACATTGGTTGTTCCCTAGTATGAAAATGCAATAGTATTAACACACCAAGCTCTTtctaaaataattaaatttcAAGGTCTACTTAGGTTTTAGgattttaaccaaaaaaaaaaaaaactacacttGAGGTAAATTAAGATATGCACTTACAATATTCTCTGTTAGAACACGGTAAACATCTTCATGAAACCACAACCTGCTTCGTTTTCCAGGGTTATTGGGTGACAATTCGTGAACGATATCCCTACCCATTTCTTCTACCAAATCATGCATCCAAATGCAATCCCCGTGCATCCTAATGCAATCCCCATCTCTAATACTGATGAGGGCCTTTTCTATGAGCACATCAATATCATGCTTTTTGCTGCCACAAGCTTCTAATATTTTTATCACGTGTTCTCTATTTTCACCTTTAAAGAAACATGCGATGTCAAGAAAAGCTTCCTTCACTCTGTGATCCAATCCATTGTAGCTTATTTTTAAAACATCTTGAATTTTGCTGCTTTTGAAACCATCTAATGCAGCTTCCCATTGCTCTACACTTTCATTGCATAGAGAAGAACCTAAAATAGTCAAAGCTAATGGAAGACCTTTAGCATAGCATACTGCACGTTCTGTGAGTTTTGCATAACCATCCAAAGGTCGACTTCTTTGAAAGGCATTCATACTAATAAGCTCTAGAGCTTCATCATGATTCAATTCCTCGACCTCGTATATTAAATCACTATGATCTCTCAGCAATTTCTTATCCCTTGTTGTTATGATGATTTTACTACCCTTACCAAAccaactaggtttaccagctaAATTCTTCAACTGATCCATGTcattcacatcatcaagaaccaAAAGAACTCTTTTGTACTGCAACCTTTCCTTGATCATAGTGATTCCTCCAGCTACATTGGCCACCTTCAATTTTGTTCCCCCTAGAATCTCAAAAAGgagttttttttgtaatttgatGAAGCCTCTGTCAAGCATTGAATTTTCTCGAACATTTTCCAAGAAACAACTCCCCTCAAACTCATGAGCAATCGAGTTGTAGACATCTTTGGCAATTGTTGTCTTACCTATTCCACCAGTACCCCATATCCCTACCATATGAACATCTCTTCCCTCAACACCTAAAAGCTCATGGATCTCTTGCGCACGAGGTTCTATTCCAACTGGGTAAGTGGCCACATTCAAATATGTGCGCTTTATGAGTTGCTTTGAAATCTCCCCAACGATGTCATGAATAAAACGGAATTCAGATTGATGCCTGGACATTTTGTGAGTGTAGGAAACAATTAATGAAATAACTTTCCATAcacataaaataaacaaatttaattgagaaatcaaacacacattcacatttacaatcacagacaaaataaaaagaaaatacacaTTGACGCAGAAGTTCAATTAGAGTAAATACAGTTTACCACCGAGTTATTAGATACGATCTTCTTGAAATTAATTGTGCACTTCATTGATAATACTACTGCAATTTGTAATAACTTGCTGATATATAACGGGATTAATTATGGCTCTTGAATCCTAAagttttcatttcatttcttaTCAAAGAAACTGAAAAGGAGAAGACTGAAGGTGAAAAGGAAATTTAAAGCGCAATGGATAGAAAATTACTCTGAGAGCGTCCATCCTGATAACTTTGCTGCTTCTGAGAGAGCACTCTTCCATTTCTGGACCTGGACCTTGTCCGGGTTATCTTTGAATTTGCATTCATGATTAGCAAGTGCCTCCCCAAAGCTACCTCTGTGATTTCGTATATCCGAGGGATCGACTTTGTAGAAAACTGGTCGAACctcttgttgatttgatttcttGCAGTCGAGGATCTTGACAAG
Coding sequences within:
- the LOC133709768 gene encoding disease resistance protein RPV1-like, with product MVIIEEASSSSSTHPWKYHVFLSFRGEDTRYNFTDHLYNALCREGIITFMDDQLRRGEEISTELLQAIDQSRISIIVFSKNYASSKWCLEELVKILDCKKSNQQEVRPVFYKVDPSDIRNHRGSFGEALANHECKFKDNPDKVQVQKWKSALSEAAKLSGWTLSEHQSEFRFIHDIVGEISKQLIKRTYLNVATYPVGIEPRAQEIHELLGVEGRDVHMVGIWGTGGIGKTTIAKDVYNSIAHEFEGSCFLENVRENSMLDRGFIKLQKKLLFEILGGTKLKVANVAGGITMIKERLQYKRVLLVLDDVNDMDQLKNLAGKPSWFGKGSKIIITTRDKKLLRDHSDLIYEVEELNHDEALELISMNAFQRSRPLDGYAKLTERAVCYAKGLPLALTILGSSLCNESVEQWEAALDGFKSSKIQDVLKISYNGLDHRVKEAFLDIACFFKGENREHVIKILEACGSKKHDIDVLIEKALISIRDGDCIRMHGDCIWMHDLVEEMGRDIVHELSPNNPGKRSRLWFHEDVYRVLTENIGTTNVIGIKVQLPEDSDVIYLSGTTFSNMPNLRLFIYRSGRYAGVVDNLPNSLRVLDWPDCDLQFLPSNSIPRELGLINMPRSCITGLEVGYKHLKNLTSINLSYCQYLTKVSDLSGSPNLQHLDLSHCKNLVEVDRSVGFLNKLDYLSLWSCPRLETFPTEVSWKSMRELLLGFCKRLENFINIVHKMESIKTLSLPGSGIKELHSCIGRCTTLEVLCLTYGTSIKQFPSSIGNLTSLVELDASETLIEELPSSIGSLTSLRKLMLSKTPIKELPSSIGNLTSLVELDASKTLIEVLPSSIGHLTSLKRLKLSKTPIKELPSSIGYLTSLKKLYMSETHIKELPSSIGYLTSLKELYMSETHIKELPSSIGYLTSLKELDMSETRIEELPSSIGHLTSLKELMLSKTLIKELPSSIGNLTSLYILDVSKTPIKELPSSIGNFTSLNHLDASETMIEELPLSIKNLFGAQSGLQPRLKLKGCANLRTVPHSVYGGLQELNTLDLSWCPKLVTFPSRASALVSSSAESLPPMLPTNSDNGHDHPGSSLFPELTWLYFDGCKLSVSDFLTNLDCASALQTLNLSGSSFDSLPACISKFHLLRYLDLSGCKRLRDISELPPNIRFIKLDDCVSLERFSKLSNILEQKDTLGLLDTMYLSNCNRLMDNLGMDVVSKMAKALLNQLVLNGRGWFDCWKLVLPSLPRIEVPKWFNGGAEATSVLSGISDYDICEILIKIPRNLKGERIRMVVCVVLEITQDFSGACDVTVVINKERYSGGLDYDLPSAHDNVYVCLTCIDFMELEVVDHEVRVNFRYSRGKRLLLKSFGVHLANMQENDDDQVSGEYSARERYRQSNACISDFENEEGAAVASLVSDDSSSGEVDDDHHDGEQEPHPPTERFEDLTRQTNIGRAMLAFLRCFGITTCL